The following coding sequences lie in one Loxodonta africana isolate mLoxAfr1 chromosome X, mLoxAfr1.hap2, whole genome shotgun sequence genomic window:
- the MED12 gene encoding mediator of RNA polymerase II transcription subunit 12 isoform X2 has product MAAFGILSYEHRPLKRPRLGPPDVYPQDPKQKEDELTALNVKQGFNNQPAVSGDEHGSAKNVNFNPAKISSNFSSIIAEKLRCNTLPDTGRRKPQVNQKDNFWLVTARSQSAINTWFTDLAGTKPLTQLAKKVPIFSKKEEVFGYLAKYTVPVMRAAWLIKMTCAYYAAITETKVKKRHVIDPFMEWTQIITKYLWEQLQKMAEYYRPGPAGSGSCASTIGPLPHDVEVAIRQWDYNEKLAMFMFQDGMLDRHEFLTWVLECFEKIRPGEDELLKLLLPLLLRYSGEFVQSAYLSRRLAYFCTRRLALQLDGVSSHSSHVMSAQSTSTLPTTPAPQPPTTSTPSTPFSDLLMCPQHRPLVFGLSCILQTILLCCPSALVWHYSLTDSRIKTGSPLDHLPIAPSNLPMPEGNSAFTQQVRAKLREIEQQIKERGQAVEVRWSFDKCQEATAGFTIGRVLHTLEVLDSHSFERSDFSNSLDSLCNRIFGLGPSKDGHEISSDDDAVVSLLCEWAVSCKRSGRHRAMVVAKLLEKRQAEIEAERCGESEAADEKGSIASGSLSAPSAPIFQDVLLQFLDTQAPMLTDPRSESERVEFFNLVLLFCELIRHDVFSHNMYTCTLISRGDLAFGAPGPRPPSPFDDPADDSERKETEGSSSSKLEDPGLSESMDIDPSSSVLFEDMEKPDFSLFSPTMPCEGKGSPSPEKPDVEKEVKSQPKEKIEGTLGVLYDQPRHVQYATHFPIPQEESCSHECNQRLVVLFGVGKQRDDARHAIKKITKDILKVLNRKGTAETDQLAPIVPLNPGDLTFLGGEDGQKRRRNRPEAFPTAEDIFAKFQHLSHYDQHQVTAQVSRNVLEQITSFALGMSYHLPLVQHVQFIFDLMEYSLSISGLIDFAIQLLNELSVVEAELLLKSSDLVGSYTTSLCLCIVAVLRHYHACLILNQDQMAQVFEGLCGVVKHGMNRSDGSSAERCILAYLYDLYTSCSHLKSKFGELFSDFCSKVKNTIYCNVEPSESNMRWAPEFMIDTLENPAAHTFTYTGLGKSLSENPANRYSFVCNALMHVCVGHHDPDRVNDIAILCAELTGYCKSLSAEWLGVLKALCCSSNNGTCGFNDLLCNVDVSDLSFHDSLATFVAILIARQCLLLEDLIRCAAIPSLLNAACSEQDSEPGARLTCRILLHLFKTPQLNPCQSDGNKPTVGIRSSCDRHLLAASQNRIVDGAVFAVLKAVFVLGDAELKGSGFTVTGGTEELPEEEGGGGSGGRRQGGRNISVETASLDVYAKYVLRSICQQEWVGERCLKSLCEDSNDLQDPVLSSAQAQRLMQLICYPHRLLDNEDGENPQRQRIKRILQNLDQWTMRQSSLELQLMIKQTPNNEMNSLLENIAKATIEVFQQSAETGSSSGSTASNMPSSSKTKPVLSSLERSGVWLVAPLIAKLPTSVQGHVLKAAGEELEKGQHLGSSSRKERDRQKQKSMSLLSQQPFLSLVLTCLKGQDEQREGLLTSLYSQVHQIVNNWRDDQYLDDCKPKQLMHEALKLRLNLVGGMFDTVQRSTQQTTEWAVLLLEIIISGTVDMQSNNELFTTVLDMLSVLINGTLAADMSSISQGSMEENKRAYMNLVKKLRKELGERQSDSLEKVRQLLPLPKQTRDVITCEPQGSLIDTKGNKIAGFDSIFKKEGLQVSTKQKISPWDLFEGLKPSAPLSWGWFGTVRVDRRVARGEEQQRLLLYHTHLRPRPRAYYLEPLPLPPEDEEPPAPTLLEPEKKAPDPPKTDKPGTAPPSTEERKKKSTKGKKRSQPATKTEDYGMAPGRSGPYGVAVPPDLLHHPASGSISHLSYRQGSIGLYTQNQPLPAGGPRVDPYRPVRLPMQKLPTRPTYPGVLPTTMTSVMGLDPSSYKTSVYRQQQPAVPQGQRLRQQLQAKIQSQGMLGQSSVHQMTPSSSYGLQTSQGYTPYVSHVGLQQHTGPAGTMVPPSYSSQPYQSTHPPTNPTLVDPTRHLQQRPSGYVHQQAPTYGHGLTTQRFSHQTLQQTPMIGTMAPLSAQGVQAGVRSASILPEQQQQQQQQQQQQQQQQQQQQQQQYHIRQQQQQQILRQQQQQQQQQQQQQQQQQQQQQQQQQQQQQQQQHQQQQQTAPPQPQPQSQPQFQRQGLQQTQQQQQTAALVRQLQQQLSNTQPQPNTNIFGRF; this is encoded by the exons ATGGCGGCCTTCGGGATCTTGAGCTACGAACACCGGCCCCTGAAGCGGCCGCGGCTGGGGCCTCCCGATGTGTACCCTCAAGATCCCAAACAGAAGGAG GATGAACTGACGGCTTTGAATGTAAAGCAAGGTTTCAATAACCAGCCTGCTGTCTCTGGGGATGAACATGGCAGTGCCAAGAACGTCAACTTCAATCCTGCCAAG ATCAGTTCCAACTTCAGCAGCATTATTGCAGAGAAGTTACGTTGTAACACCCTCCCTGACACTGGTCGCAGGAAGCCCCAAGTGAACCAGAAGGACAACTTCTGGCTGGTGACCGCACGATCCCAGAGTGCCATTAACACCTGGTTCACGGACCTGGCTGGCACCAAGCCACTCACACAACTAGCCAAAAAG GTCCCGATTTTCAGTAAGAAGGAAGAAGTCTTTGGGTACTTAGCCAAATACACAGTGCCTGTGATGCGAGCCGCCTGGCTTATTAAGATGACCTGTGCCTACTATGCAGCAATCACTGAGACCAAGGTTAAGAAGAGACATGTCATTGACCCCTTCATGG AGTGGACACAGATCATCACCAAGTACCTATGGGAGCAGCTGCAGAAGATGGCTGAGTACTACCGGCCAGGGCCTGCAGGAAGTGGCAGCTGTGCTTCCACTATCGGGCCTTTGCCCCATGATGTGGAGGTGGCAATCCGGCAGTGGGATTACAACGAGAAGCTAGCCATGTTCATGTTTCAG GATGGAATGCTGGACAGGCATGAGTTCCTGACCTGGGTACTTGAGTGTTTTGAGAAAATCCGCCCGGGAGAGGATGAGTTGCTTAAActgctgctgcctctgctgcttcgG TACTCTGGGGAGTTTGTTCAGTCTGCATACCTCTCCCGCCGCCTTGCCTACTTTTGTACCCGGAGACTGGCCCTGCAACTGGATGGTGTGAGCAGTCACTCATCTCATGTTATGTCTGCTCAGTCAACAAGTACACTACCTACCACCCCTGCTCCTCAGCCCCCAACTACCAGCACACCCTCTACACCCTTTAGTGATCTGCTTATGTGCCCTCAGCACCGGCCCCTGGTTTTTGGCCTCAGCTGTATCCTACAG ACCATCCTCCTATGTTGTCCCAGTGCCCTGGTTTGGCACTACTCACTGACTGATAGCCGAATTAAGACTGGCTCACCACTTGACCACCTGCCTATTGCCCCCTCCAACCTGCCCATGCCTGAAGGCAACAGTGCCTTCACGCAGCAG GTCCGTGCAAAGTTGCGGGAGATTGAGCAGCAGATCAAGGAACGAGGACAGGCAGTTGAGGTTCGCTGGTCTTTTGATAAGTGCCAGGAAGCCACTGCAG GCTTTACCATTGGACGGGTGCTCCATACTTTGGAAGTGCTGGACAGCCATAGTTTTGAGCGCTCTGACTTCAGCAACTCTCTTGACTCTCTTTGTAACCGAATTTTTGGATTGGGACCTAGTAAGGATGGGCATGAG ATCTCCTCAGATGATGATGCCGTGGTATCATTACTATGTGAATGGGCCGTCAGCTGCAAGCGTTCTGGTCGGCATCGTGCTATGGTGGTAGCCAAGCTCCTGGAGAAGAGACAGGCAGAGATTGAGGCTGAG CGTTGTGGAGAATCAGAAGCTGCGGATGAGAAAGGTTCCATCGCTTCTGGCTCTCTATCTGCTCCTAGCGCTCCTATTTTCCAGGATGTCCTCTTGCAGTTTCTGGATACACAGGCTCCCATGCTGA cgGACCCCCGAAGTGAGAGTGAACGGGTTGAATTCTTTAACTTGGTACTGCTATTCTGTGAACTGATTCGACATGATGTTTTCTCCCACAACATGTATACTTGCACCCTCATCTCCCGAGGGGACCTTGCCTTTGGAGCCCCTGGTCCCCGGCCTCCCTCTCCCTTCGATGACCCTGCCGATGACTCAGAGCGCAAGGAAACTGAGGGCAGCAGCAGTAGCAAGCTTGAG GATCCAGGGCTCTCAGAATCTATGGACATTGACCCTAGTTCCAGTGTGCTTTTTGAGGACATGGAAAAGCCTGATTTCTCA TTGTTCTCCCCTACTATGCCCTGTGAGGGGAAAGGCAGCCCATCCCCTGAGAAACCAGATGTTGAAAAAGAGGTGAAGTCCCAACCCAAGGAGAAGATAGAAGGGACCCTGGGGGTTCTTTATGACCAGCCACGACATGTGCAGTATGCCACACACTTTCCCATCCCCCAG GAGGAGTCATGCAGCCATGAGTGCAACCAGCGGTTGGTCGTACTGTTTGGGGTGGGAAAGCAGCGAGATGATGCCCGCCATGCCATCAAGAAAATTACCAAGGATATCCTGAAGGTTCTGAACCGCAAGGGGACAGCagaaactg ACCAGCTTGCTCCTATTGTGCCTCTGAATCCTGGAGACCTGACATTCTTAG GTGGGGAGGATGGGCAGAAGCGGCGGCGCAACCGGCCTGAAGCCTTCCCCACTGCTGAAGATATCTTTGCTAAGTTCCAGCACCTTTCACATTATGACCAACATCAGGTCACGGCTCAG GTCTCCCGGAATGTTCTGGAGCAGATCACGAGCTTTGCCCTTGGCATGTCATACCACTTGCCTCTGGTGCAGCATGTTCAGTTCATCTTTGATCTCATGGAATATTCACTCAGTATCAGTGGCCTCATCGACTTTGCCATTCAG CTGCTGAATGAACTGAGTGTAGTTGAGGCCGAGCTGCTTCTCAAATCCTCGGATCTCGTGGGCAGCTACACTACCAGCCTGTGCCTGTGCATTGTGGCTGTCTTGCGGCACTATCATGCCTGCCTCATCCTCAACCAGGACCAGATGGCACAGGTCTTTGAGGG GCTGTGTGGTGTAGTGAAGCATGGGATGAACCGGTCAGATGGCTCCTCTGCAGAACGCTGTATCCTTGCTTATCTCTATGATTTGTATACCTCCTGTAGCCACTTAAAGAGCAAATTTGGGGAGCTCTTCAG TGACTTTTGCTCAAAGGTGAAAAACACCATCTACTGCAACGTGGAGCCATCAGAATCAAATATGCGGTGGGCACCTGAGTTCATGATTGACACTCTGGAGAACCCTGCAGCCCACACCTTCACCTACACGGGTCTAGGCAAGAGTCTTAGTGAGAACCCTGCGAACCGTTACAGCTTTGTCTGTAATGCCCTTATGCACGTCTGTGTAGGGCACCACGATCCTGATAG GGTGAATGACATCGCAATCTTGTGTGCAGAGCTGACCGGCTATTGCAAGTCACTGAGTGCAGAATGGCTAGGAGTGCTTAAGGCCTTGTGCTGCTCCTCTAACAATGGCACTTGTGGTTTCAATGACCTCCTCTGCAATGTAGAT gTTAGTGACCTATCTTTTCACGACTCCTTGGCTACCTTTGTTGCCATCCTCATTGCTCGGCAGTGTTTGCTCCTAGAAGATCTGATTCGCTGTGCTGCCATCCCTTCACTCCTTAATGCTG CCTGTAGTGAACAGGACTCTGAGCCAGGAGCCCGGCTGACCTGCCGCATCCTCCTCCACCTTTTCAAGACGCCACAACTCAACCCTTGCCAGTCTGATGGAA ACAAGCCTACTGTAGGCATCCGCTCCTCCTGTGACCGCCACCTGCTGGCTGCCTCCCAGAACCGCATCGTGGATGGAGCTGTGTTTGCTGTTCTCAAGGCTGTGTTTGTACTTG GGGATGCAGAACTGAAGGGTTCAGGCTTCACTGTGACAGGAGGAACAGAAGAACTTCcagaagaggagggaggaggtGGCAGTGGCGGTCGGAGGCAGGGTGGCCGCAACATCTCTGTGGAGACAGCCAGTCTGGATGTCTATGCCAAGTACGTGCTGCGCAGCATCTGCCAACAG GAATGGGTAGGAGAACGTTGCCTTAAGTCACTGTGTGAGGACAGCAATGACCTACAGGACCCAGTGTTGAGTAGTGCCCAGGCCCAGCGTCTCATGCAGCTCATCTGCTACCCACATCGACTGCTGGACAATGAAGATGGGGAAAACCCTCAGCGTCAGCGCATTAAGCGTATTCTCCAG AACCTGGACCAGTGGACCATGCGCCAGTCTTCCTTGGAGCTGCAGCTCATGATCAAGCAGACCCCTAACAAT gagaTGAACTCCCTGTTAGAGAACATTGCCAAGGCCACAATCGAGGTTTTCCAACAGTCAGCAGAGACTGGGTCATCTTCAGGAAGCACTGCAAGCAACATGCCCAGCAGTAGCAAGACCAAGCCTGTGCTCAG ttctctagagcgctctggtgtATGGCTGGTGGCTCCCCTCATTGCTAAATTGCCCACCTCAGTCCAGGGGCATGTGTTGAAGGCTGCTGGGGAGGAATTAGAGAAGGGTCAGCACCTGGGTTCTTCTTCCCGCAAAGAACGTGATCGCCAAAAGCAAAAGAG CATGTCCCTACTGAGCCAGCAACCGTTCTTATCCCTGGTGCTGACTTGTCTGAAAGGACAGGATGAGCAACGTGAAGGACTCCTTACCTCCCTCTACAGCCAGGTGCACCAG ATTGTGAATAATTGGCGAGATGACCAGTACTTAGATGATTGCAAACCAAAGCAGTTAATGCATGAGGCACTCAAACTGCGGCTCAACCTG GTGGGGGGCATGTTTGACACGGTGCAGCGCAGCACCCAGCAGACCACAGAGTGGGCTGTCCTCCTCCTAGAGATCATCATCAGTGGCACTGTCGACATGCAGTCCAACAA TGAGCTCTTCACTACTGTATTGGACATGCTGAGCGTGCTCATCAATGGGACATTGGCTGCGGACATGTCCAGCATCTCTCAAGGCAGCATGGAGGAAAACAAACGTGCATACATGAACCTGGTGAAGAAGTTGCGG AAGGAGTTGGGGGAGCGCCAGTCAGACAGCCTGGAAAAGGTTCGCCAGCTGCTGCCACTGCCCAAGCAGACACGAGATGTCATCACATGTGAGCCACAGGGCTCCCTTATTGACACCAAGGGCAACAAGATTGCTGGCTTCGATTCCATCTTCAAGAAGGAG GGTCTACAGGTTTCCACCAAACAAAAGATCTCTCCCTGGGATCTTTTTGAGGGGTTGAAGCCATCAGCACCACTCTCTTGGGGCTGGTTTGGAACAGTCCGGGTCGACCGGCGAGTCGCTAGAGGAGAAGAGCAGCAGCGATTGCTGCTCTACCACACACACCTGAGACCCCGGCCCCGTGCCTATTACCTGGAGCCACTGCCACTGCCACCAGAAGATGAGGAGCCTCCTGCTCCCACGCTGTTAGAGCCTGAGAAGAAGGCTCCGGACCCCCCAAAAACTGACAAGCCTGGGACTGCTCCACCCAGTACGGAGGAACGCAAGAAGAAGTCCACTAAGGGCAAGAAACGTAGCCAGCCAGCCACCAAGACTGAG GACTATGGAATGGCCCCAGGTCGGAGCGGCCCCTATGGTGTGGCAGTGCCTCCAGACCTTCTGCACCACCCAGCCTCTGGCTCCATATCCCATCTTAGCTACAGGCAGGGATCCATAGGCCTGTATACCCAAAACCAGCCACTGCCTGCAG GTGGCCCCCGTGTGGACCCTTACCGCCCTGTGCGGTTACCAATGCAGAAGCTGCCAACCCGCCCAACTTACCCTGGAGTGCTGCCTACAACCATGACTAGCGTCATGGGGCTAGATCCCTCCTCTTATAAGACCTCTGTGTACCGCCAGCAACAACCTGCAGTGCCCCAAGGACAGCGCCTTCGCCAACAACTCCAGGCAAAGATA CAGAGTCAGGGGATGTTGGGACAGTCATCTGTCCATCAGATGACTCCCAGCTCTTCCTATGGCTTGCAGACCTCCCAG GGCTATACTCCTTATGTGTCTCATGTGGGATTACAACAACACACAGGCCCGGCAGGTACCATGGTGCCCCCCAGCTACTCCAGCCAGCCTTATCAAAGCACCCACCCCCCTACCAACCCTACTCTTGTAGATCCTACTCGCCACCTGCAACAGCGGCCCAGTGGCTATGTGCACCAGCAGGCCCCAACCTATGGACATGGACTGACTACTCAAAG ATTTTCACACCAGACATTGCAGCAAACACCCATGATAGGTACCATGGCCCCGCTGAGTGCCCAGGGAGTCCAAGCAGGTGTCCGGTCAGCTTCCATCTTAcctgagcagcagcagcagcagcagcagcaacagcagcagcagcagcaacagcagcagcagcagcagcagcagcagtaccacatccggcagcagcagcagcagcagatccTGCGG cagcaacaacagcagcagcagcagcaacagcagcagcagcagcagcagcagcagcaacagcagcagcagcagcagcagcaacagcagcaacaacaacaccagcagcagcaacagacggcccctccccagccccagccccagtccCAGCCCCAG TTCCAGCGCCAGGGCCTTCAGCAGACCCAGCAGCAGCAACAGACAGCAGCATTGGTCCGGCAACTCCAACAACAGCTCTCCA ATACCCAGCCACAGCCCAATACCAACATATTTGGACGCTTCTGA